The Ferrovibrio sp. MS7 sequence CAAAGGCGGTGCCGTGGTCGGGCGAGGTGCGGATGATCGGCAGGCCGATAGTGACATTCACGCCACGGTCGAAATCCAGTGTCTTGAGTGGGATCAGGCCCTGGTCGTGATACATGCAGATGGCGGCGTCATAGCCTTGCCGGGCCTCGGCATGAAACATGGTGTCGGGCGGCATCGGGCCTTCGGCAGCAATGCCGAGGCGGCGCAGTTCGGCGACTGCGGACGCCACAATGGTGGCATCTTCGTGGCCCATGCTGCCGGCCTCGCCGGCATGCGGGTTCAGCCCGGCAATGCCAAGGCGCGGCTTGGCAAGGCCAAAATCACGGCGCAGGGCGGCATCGGCAATGCGGGCGATCTTCACGATACCGGCGGTGGTCAGGGTTTCGATGGCCTGGCGCAGGGAGACATGGATCGACACCAGCACGACGCGAAGCTGCGGCGAGGCCAGCATCATCGCCACGTCGGCATTATCGCAGAGCGCGGCGACGAATTCGGTATGGCCGGGATACTTGAAACCGGCGCCATAGAGCGCCGCCTTGTGGATCGGATTGGTCACCACAGCCGCCGTTTCGCCGGCCTGGGTCAGGCGTACCGCCTGTTCGATCGCGGCGATCACCATGGGCGCGTTGGCGTCAGCCGGCTGGCCAGGCGTGACCGGCGCCGCCAGTTGCAGCGGCAGTACCGGCAATGCCGTGCCGAAACAGGCCAGGGCCTCCGCCGGCCTGGCGATGGCCGTCACCGGCACATCAAGGCCGAGGGTCTTGGCCAGGGCGGTGAGGCGCGCGGGATCGTCGAGCAGCAGGAAAGCCGGCAAGGCGGCGGCGTTACGCAACGCCCAGGCTTTCAGCGCGATCTCGCCGCCGATTCCGGCCGGCTCACCCATGGTGAGGGCGAGCGGCAGCGGCAGACGTTCAGCGGAATTCACCACAGCGTCAGCGGAACTCAATAGTTGCGTCACGGCGCAGGTCCTGCAGGTAGCGCTGGCTCATCAGCGCCAGGCGCTGCTGCAGGATGGTGCCGCGCACCTGGTTGCGGTCGATGCCGGATTTCGGCTCCTCGCGGTCGCAGACGGTGAAGAGATGCACCGCGCGCGGCACGGCCACCGGCTGCGATGTCTCGTTCACTTTGAGATCACTGACAGCGGCGCGGAAATTATCCGGCAGGTCGGCCAGGCGCACAACACCGACGCTGCCCGAGCCCTGGGCTTTCAGTTCGCGCGCCAGCGGCTCGATATCTTCGCATTTGGTGATGGTCTCCCGCACGGTGCGGGCCAATGCCACGGTTGCTTCCACATCGCTCGGCTGAGCATTTGGCGCCAGGCCGAGCATGATCTGGCTGAGATTGACCTTGATGTCCTCGGGCGAGGCCTCGGCGACCCGGCGGCGGTCACGCAGGCCCATGATGTAATAGCCGCCTGTGGAGCGCGTCGGTTCCGAGAAGCTGTTGCGCTCCAGCTTCGCCACCACAGCATCGAGTTCATCCGGCAGGCTGCCGCGCGTCACCCAGCCGATATCGCCACCGTTGGCTGCCGTGGCGCCACGGCTGAACTGTTGTGCCAGGGCGGCGAAGTTGCCACGCTGGCGCAACTGCTCGGATACTTGGGTGGCGGTCTGGCGGGCGCTCTCTTCCTGATCGGGGCTATCCACCGGAATCACGATCTCGGAAAGCAGGTCCTCTGTCTGGCCGGCGGTGGCGCGCAGCTTGGCCATGGCCTCGTCGATCTCCGCCTCGGAAATAGTGTTGGAGGCAAAAAAGCGGGCGCGCACCAGGCGGCTCCAGGTCAGGTTGGCACGCACATTCTCGATGAAGGCATTCGGATCGATGCCCATGCGCGGCGCCACCTGCTCGAAACGGCCCGGCGGAATGTTCATCTGCCGCTCGATTGACTCGATGGTGCGGTCCAGTTCTTCCTGCGGCACGCTGAGGCCACGCTTCTTGGCTTCCTGCATGTAGAGGCGTTCATCGACCAGCACGCGCAAGGCCTGCTCGCGCAGCCGGCGGCGGATTTCCGGCGTATCGGGAATGCCCGTGGTGGCGAAGGTCATGCGCATGCGCTCGACCACGTCGCGCACCGTCACCACCTCGTCATTCACCACGGCAACGATGCGCAGGCTGCCATCCTGGGCCATGGCTGGCACCGATATGGCAGTGAACAGGGCCGCAGTCAAAAAGACCTTGCGGGTCATCTGCGGAAGGGATTTGAGCAGGGATCGCATCGGCCGCCTCGACTCAATTGAAATTGGCCAGCCGGAAGCGCAGCCCGAACGTCGTGGCTGGCTGCACATCGCGGTTAACCGTGAAGGTACGCTCGGCGAAGAACATGATGTCGAAACACTCGTCGGTGTAACGCAGGCCGAGGAAGTTTAGCAACGAGCCGCCGCGCTCACCAAGATCGCGGATATGGCGGGCCTCGAAGTTCCAGAATTGGCCGAGCCGGGCCTTGAACGTGCCGGATACCGCCTCGCGTTCGCCAATATCCCCAGTGAAGGTATTATTGGCGATGTCGGCATAGGAAAGTGTCAGGCGCGACGCCTTGGGGCCGATGCCGAGACTGATTTCCTGCCGCTGCACCTCGGATTGGCTGTTCGGCGAGATGCGCAGGCGGTCGGTGAACGTAAGGTACTCGTTCGGCGAGATGGTGATGCGGGCAACATAGTCGGACATCTGTTCGCTGATGCCGGTGCCGGGACCGAATGTATCGTCGCTTTTCAGCCGGTAGGACTGGCCAACCAGTACTTCCGAATAGCCGCCACGGCTGCCATAGACGGCGCTGCGCAGGGCGTAGTTCAGTTTCGGCCCGCCATCGACGCGGTCGGAACCGGGGAAGCGGTTGAAGGCGAAAAGGTTGGTTTCGTCGAATTCAAAACTCAGCGAATCCTCGTTCGGGATCCCGCGCGGATTGCCGCCATAGGGTGCCAGCACCACGCCGACGATCGGTTCCACCAGTTGGCGGATGCTGCCGCTGTCGCGCACCAGCGGATAGCGCCAGTCCAGCGCCAGCATCGGAATGGCGCGACCGGCAAACTGCGTGTCGGCCTCGTTGGTGGCGAGATAGGGGCGGTCCTGCAATTCGTTGACCCAGTAGCCATCGGTCTTGAGCAGGGCGGTGGCCGTATAGACTTCGCCCGATGGCGCGAAATAGGGCTGCGACCACGATACCGTGGTGGAAAGCCGCCGGCTGTCGGTGCCGCCGGTGCGGTAGAGCGCAGCCAGGCTGCTGTCGATGGCCCAGCGGCCGCCATAGGCACCCGGCTGGCCGATAAAGGAGTAGTCGAGCAGCGGCACCACGAAGGGCGTCAGGCCCGGCACATCGGTAGAGCGCAGGCCCTGGAAGCTATAGGCATTCGCCGCCATGAAGCTGCGGTTGTTGATATTCTCGGCGAACAGCCGGCTGGTCAGCACGTTGTTGTTGCCGCGATCCGGGATCTGGTAGCGCGACAGGTAGGTGTCGTCGCTGGAGCGGAACAGGTTGAAACCGTAGGTCAGGTCGCTGCTGTTGCGGAAGATGCCATCGGCGCGAAGGTGGCCGCGGAAATATTCATCCTCGGTACGGTCGCCATTGTTGTTGCGCACATGGGCCCGCGTCACCGACGCATCCATGCGCAGCTCGCCCTTGGCGGTGCGCT is a genomic window containing:
- the pdxA gene encoding 4-hydroxythreonine-4-phosphate dehydrogenase PdxA, which encodes MTQLLSSADAVVNSAERLPLPLALTMGEPAGIGGEIALKAWALRNAAALPAFLLLDDPARLTALAKTLGLDVPVTAIARPAEALACFGTALPVLPLQLAAPVTPGQPADANAPMVIAAIEQAVRLTQAGETAAVVTNPIHKAALYGAGFKYPGHTEFVAALCDNADVAMMLASPQLRVVLVSIHVSLRQAIETLTTAGIVKIARIADAALRRDFGLAKPRLGIAGLNPHAGEAGSMGHEDATIVASAVAELRRLGIAAEGPMPPDTMFHAEARQGYDAAICMYHDQGLIPLKTLDFDRGVNVTIGLPIIRTSPDHGTAFDIAGKGIAKPDSLIAALQLAGEMARHRLRG
- a CDS encoding peptidylprolyl isomerase yields the protein MRSLLKSLPQMTRKVFLTAALFTAISVPAMAQDGSLRIVAVVNDEVVTVRDVVERMRMTFATTGIPDTPEIRRRLREQALRVLVDERLYMQEAKKRGLSVPQEELDRTIESIERQMNIPPGRFEQVAPRMGIDPNAFIENVRANLTWSRLVRARFFASNTISEAEIDEAMAKLRATAGQTEDLLSEIVIPVDSPDQEESARQTATQVSEQLRQRGNFAALAQQFSRGATAANGGDIGWVTRGSLPDELDAVVAKLERNSFSEPTRSTGGYYIMGLRDRRRVAEASPEDIKVNLSQIMLGLAPNAQPSDVEATVALARTVRETITKCEDIEPLARELKAQGSGSVGVVRLADLPDNFRAAVSDLKVNETSQPVAVPRAVHLFTVCDREEPKSGIDRNQVRGTILQQRLALMSQRYLQDLRRDATIEFR
- a CDS encoding LPS-assembly protein LptD, with the translated sequence MAQPPIFAAALLAAGIFAATLLAGPAMAQMSLGNRDPVLLTAGSLSYDQNLGIVTARDNVELVQEGRTLLADTVSYSERDGKVTASGNVSIMQDDGTVLFADYVELTDGMRNGFIRDIGILLSDNSRAAAASATRTGGNKTVMNKAVYTSCTLCAADPTKPPLWQLKGERVTHDEQEQQITYQDATLEMFGIPVLYTPYFSHPDPTVRRKSGFLSPSASTNNYFGVAVRTPYYYVIDDSADLTMTPQYSTKEGAFLMGEYRQRTAKGELRMDASVTRAHVRNNNGDRTEDEYFRGHLRADGIFRNSSDLTYGFNLFRSSDDTYLSRYQIPDRGNNNVLTSRLFAENINNRSFMAANAYSFQGLRSTDVPGLTPFVVPLLDYSFIGQPGAYGGRWAIDSSLAALYRTGGTDSRRLSTTVSWSQPYFAPSGEVYTATALLKTDGYWVNELQDRPYLATNEADTQFAGRAIPMLALDWRYPLVRDSGSIRQLVEPIVGVVLAPYGGNPRGIPNEDSLSFEFDETNLFAFNRFPGSDRVDGGPKLNYALRSAVYGSRGGYSEVLVGQSYRLKSDDTFGPGTGISEQMSDYVARITISPNEYLTFTDRLRISPNSQSEVQRQEISLGIGPKASRLTLSYADIANNTFTGDIGEREAVSGTFKARLGQFWNFEARHIRDLGERGGSLLNFLGLRYTDECFDIMFFAERTFTVNRDVQPATTFGLRFRLANFN